A genome region from Hydrogenoanaerobacterium saccharovorans includes the following:
- a CDS encoding TIGR02391 family protein: protein MCQQAQCFNRGQVEALSKALGNYMTGSEISKLLCQCGIDDNSNQTTKWRRLDYCFIERQNKDRSPNAILRFIKEALQPVLFMNDSDKYEAFRTDVNQVILTAGLEIQRDGNLCFAVAATTIDEVKHRTQNLERMLRQRCVHECVLKYCKEELLQENYFHAVFEATKSLSDRVRELTSLSLDGYKLFDEAFKISNPYLAMNKLQTSSEQNQQNGLHQMLNGVTSMVRNVTAHEPKIKWLINESDAVDILCTISFLHKQLDQCIVVPHFTA, encoded by the coding sequence ATGTGCCAACAAGCCCAGTGCTTTAATAGAGGCCAAGTTGAAGCGTTAAGTAAGGCACTTGGCAATTATATGACAGGGAGTGAAATCTCAAAACTTCTGTGTCAATGTGGTATTGACGATAATAGCAATCAAACGACAAAGTGGCGTCGGCTTGATTACTGTTTTATCGAGCGCCAAAACAAAGACCGCTCGCCTAATGCTATTCTCCGCTTTATCAAGGAAGCTCTACAACCTGTTCTATTTATGAACGATTCAGACAAGTATGAAGCATTTAGAACTGACGTGAATCAGGTAATCCTTACTGCTGGGCTGGAAATACAGAGGGACGGCAATTTGTGTTTTGCTGTCGCCGCAACAACCATTGATGAAGTGAAGCATCGAACACAAAACTTAGAGCGCATGTTACGTCAACGCTGTGTGCATGAATGTGTGCTAAAATACTGTAAAGAAGAATTGCTCCAAGAAAATTATTTTCACGCTGTATTTGAGGCAACAAAAAGTTTGTCTGACAGAGTCAGAGAATTGACCTCTTTGTCTTTGGATGGGTACAAATTATTTGATGAAGCGTTTAAGATTAGCAACCCGTATCTTGCTATGAATAAGCTTCAAACCAGCAGTGAACAGAATCAGCAAAACGGGCTCCACCAAATGTTGAACGGAGTCACCTCCATGGTCAGAAATGTTACTGCACATGAACCTAAGATAAAATGGCTTATAAATGAATCGGATGCAGTGGACATCCTGTGTACAATTTCCTTTTTACATAAACAATTGGATCAATGCATTGTCGTTCCTCACTTTACAGCCTGA
- a CDS encoding DUF2971 domain-containing protein, giving the protein MNIGEQNYSEMKRKAKDHNKYLHYTNLDSLAKILANKTFRLSELKLVNDPIESERVDSLYKNKIFTLCFCHEQNESIPMWKIYASNQNGVALLFENLDFLEQISNYILNDRWEVRECVLLDVLYVNNLERLKKDFDFGGNSPSQVNTCLGFAKTKVWEYEQETRVRCYVDVVRKHPSRIFQQGCSRDDIGYNYPDFNYVFCKIPDESLLNMKIIFNPFMDKEQKNIIVSVVKSYLPNFNGESFINSNLEGKIR; this is encoded by the coding sequence ATGAATATTGGAGAACAGAATTATTCGGAAATGAAAAGGAAAGCAAAAGATCATAATAAATACCTGCATTATACAAATCTTGATTCACTTGCTAAAATACTTGCAAACAAAACATTTAGGCTTTCAGAATTAAAATTAGTTAATGACCCTATTGAAAGTGAACGTGTTGACTCACTATATAAAAATAAAATTTTTACACTTTGTTTTTGTCATGAACAAAACGAATCAATTCCAATGTGGAAAATATATGCTAGTAATCAAAATGGTGTCGCATTATTGTTTGAAAATTTAGATTTTTTAGAGCAAATTAGTAATTACATATTAAACGATAGGTGGGAAGTTAGAGAGTGTGTTTTGTTAGATGTGTTGTATGTTAATAATTTAGAAAGACTTAAAAAGGATTTTGATTTTGGTGGTAACTCGCCAAGTCAGGTTAATACTTGTCTAGGTTTTGCAAAAACAAAAGTTTGGGAATATGAACAAGAGACCAGAGTGAGATGTTATGTTGATGTCGTGAGGAAACATCCGTCTAGAATTTTTCAACAAGGATGCTCAAGAGATGACATAGGATATAATTACCCCGATTTTAATTATGTTTTTTGTAAGATTCCGGACGAATCATTATTGAATATGAAAATAATTTTCAATCCATTTATGGACAAAGAGCAAAAAAATATTATCGTATCAGTTGTGAAAAGTTATTTGCCAAATTTTAATGGCGAAAGTTTTATTAATAGTAATCTCGAAGGAAAAATACGATGA
- a CDS encoding HEPN/Toprim-associated domain-containing protein, with the protein MITLGIGQMEIDWGKNSSYKDHSALFQLSDIKQIPYYYVDTDTERPIVKMREGVSRKLKNMKSRLDLLGYDIASIRERFMEIVREHEDHSCTVMLSFDTFYNAFKEINVSEANTVKYEVEGFENGYDLGEYVSECILKIPDIKDKLFGEFPNDDFERRSLINDLAIFLENMDPYITLRILAENPANLDLEVQWNFSEAIDCGWANRIDLLKEIDPKSRVLIVTEGSSDSFILKKAIEEISPDISDFFDFVDMKENYPFTGTGSLYNFCMGLCRINIQNNIIVVFDNDTAGVEKYKQAELLKKPSSLLITKLPDHPDFCSMQTVGPQGNTIGNINGKAVAIECFLDFHSLPQNPYIRWTAYNRCEKEYQGELENKDEYVRVFKQANLTNASYNSSKLEYLIEYLLQQWIFRKQ; encoded by the coding sequence ATGATAACACTTGGGATTGGACAAATGGAAATAGATTGGGGAAAAAATAGTTCGTATAAAGACCATTCTGCTCTTTTCCAACTGTCTGACATAAAACAGATTCCTTATTATTATGTGGATACAGACACGGAAAGGCCTATTGTTAAAATGAGAGAAGGGGTTTCCAGAAAGCTTAAAAACATGAAATCTCGCTTAGACCTACTTGGATATGATATAGCTTCAATTCGAGAACGGTTTATGGAAATTGTTAGGGAGCATGAAGACCATAGTTGCACCGTCATGTTGTCATTTGATACTTTTTACAATGCATTTAAAGAAATTAATGTTTCTGAAGCAAATACTGTGAAATACGAAGTTGAAGGGTTTGAAAATGGGTACGATCTAGGCGAATACGTCTCGGAATGCATCTTGAAAATCCCTGACATAAAGGACAAGCTCTTTGGTGAATTTCCAAACGATGATTTTGAACGGAGGTCTTTAATTAATGATTTAGCAATTTTTTTAGAAAATATGGATCCATATATAACGCTTAGAATTTTAGCAGAGAATCCCGCAAATCTTGATTTAGAAGTACAATGGAATTTTTCCGAAGCAATTGATTGCGGTTGGGCTAATCGGATTGACTTACTTAAAGAAATAGATCCGAAAAGCCGAGTGCTTATCGTCACTGAGGGTTCGAGCGACTCTTTTATTCTGAAAAAGGCTATCGAAGAGATATCGCCTGACATATCCGATTTCTTTGACTTTGTGGATATGAAAGAGAATTACCCTTTTACTGGAACTGGAAGTTTGTATAATTTTTGCATGGGTTTATGTCGAATCAATATTCAAAATAATATTATAGTAGTTTTTGATAATGACACCGCCGGTGTAGAAAAGTATAAGCAAGCGGAGTTGCTTAAAAAGCCATCATCACTTCTAATCACAAAACTACCCGACCATCCCGACTTTTGTAGTATGCAAACCGTCGGACCTCAAGGAAATACAATAGGAAATATAAACGGAAAAGCTGTAGCCATAGAGTGTTTTCTTGATTTTCACAGTCTTCCTCAAAATCCCTATATTAGATGGACTGCATACAATCGGTGTGAAAAGGAATATCAAGGAGAGCTTGAAAATAAGGACGAATATGTTCGAGTGTTCAAGCAAGCTAACCTCACAAACGCTTCTTATAATAGTAGCAAACTAGAGTATTTAATTGAATATCTACTTCAACAGTGGATATTCAGAAAGCAGTAG
- a CDS encoding VanW family protein: protein MQIVEHHHHDGMDLFPDYGRQVPFGVGTSIMYNYLDYCFKNTTENVFQLIVYTMSEYLCGELRTDKELPFNYHIKVKEEFFSKEQGGIFRNNCIYRECFDKKTGKLLTKELIKRNHAKVMYDTDNLLIERTE, encoded by the coding sequence ATGCAAATTGTGGAACATCATCATCATGACGGGATGGATTTGTTCCCGGATTATGGCAGGCAGGTCCCTTTTGGAGTGGGGACTTCTATCATGTACAACTATCTTGATTACTGCTTTAAAAATACAACTGAGAACGTCTTTCAGCTCATCGTCTATACTATGTCAGAATATCTGTGTGGGGAACTACGAACCGATAAGGAGCTTCCATTCAATTATCATATCAAAGTGAAAGAAGAATTTTTCTCCAAAGAGCAGGGCGGAATATTTCGCAACAACTGTATCTATAGAGAATGTTTTGATAAGAAAACAGGTAAGCTTTTGACAAAAGAGTTGATTAAAAGAAATCATGCAAAAGTTATGTATGATACGGATAATCTCTTGATAGAACGTACTGAATGA
- the arsA gene encoding arsenical pump-driving ATPase — protein sequence MEKNFNPQKIALTKYLFYTGKGGVGKTSIACATAVTLADSGKKVLLISTDPASNLQDVFNTELNGKGTPIQDVANLVVANLDPIQSAAEYRESVIAPYRGKLPDVVLKNMEEQLSGSCTVEIAAFNEFSNFITDKAIAHAYDHIIFDTAPTGHTLRMLQLPSAWSNFISENTHGASCLGQLSGLEDRKKIYKNAVSTLADGKMTTLILVSRAEGAPLKEANRASAELRELGVNNQVLVINGVLTNFDDPISEGLFRKQQKALSEMPDSLKQIVTYQIPLRAYNIMGLSNIRALLTLDKYFISEEILHASVVPQLKDVIEDIHHTGKKVIFTMGKGGVGKTTVAAAIALGLAHKGVKVHLTTTDPAAHLKYVIDEQPNISMSHIDEQEVLAKYRETVLAKARENNLNEDDIAYIEEDLRSPCTQEIAVFRAFADIVERAEKQVVVIDTAPTGHTLLLLDSTQSYHKEVQRTMGDTPESVKKLLPKLRDAEQTEVIIVTLAETTPVFEAMRLEEDLHRAGIHSKWWVINSSLYATDTKNQMLRAKASNEIQWINKVGDHAKGNFAVIRWSSEEIKGDKLLEL from the coding sequence ATGGAAAAAAACTTTAATCCGCAAAAAATAGCATTGACAAAGTATCTGTTTTATACAGGCAAAGGCGGAGTTGGCAAAACTTCTATCGCTTGTGCTACGGCAGTAACTCTTGCAGATAGCGGGAAAAAGGTGCTGTTAATCAGCACTGACCCTGCTTCTAACTTGCAGGATGTGTTTAATACAGAGCTTAATGGAAAAGGGACACCCATTCAAGATGTTGCTAATTTGGTAGTTGCCAATCTCGACCCTATTCAGTCTGCTGCTGAATATCGTGAAAGTGTCATTGCTCCTTACCGTGGCAAATTACCGGATGTTGTTCTGAAGAATATGGAAGAACAGCTTTCAGGTTCCTGCACAGTGGAGATTGCAGCTTTCAACGAGTTTTCTAACTTTATTACAGACAAGGCAATAGCCCACGCATACGATCACATTATCTTTGATACTGCACCTACCGGGCATACTCTTAGGATGTTGCAGCTGCCATCTGCATGGAGCAATTTCATCAGCGAAAACACGCATGGCGCTTCCTGCCTTGGTCAGCTATCCGGTTTAGAGGATCGAAAAAAGATATATAAAAACGCTGTGTCCACTTTAGCTGATGGCAAGATGACAACGCTTATTTTGGTTTCTCGTGCCGAGGGTGCACCACTAAAAGAAGCAAACAGGGCATCGGCAGAACTGCGAGAGCTTGGTGTGAACAATCAAGTATTGGTCATCAACGGCGTGCTTACCAATTTTGATGATCCGATATCTGAAGGTCTGTTCCGTAAGCAACAAAAGGCATTATCAGAAATGCCCGACAGCTTAAAGCAGATAGTAACATACCAAATTCCTCTCAGAGCCTATAACATCATGGGACTATCTAATATCCGCGCTTTGCTTACATTGGATAAGTATTTCATAAGTGAGGAAATTTTGCATGCAAGTGTTGTTCCTCAGCTTAAAGATGTGATTGAGGATATTCATCATACAGGTAAGAAAGTTATCTTTACAATGGGCAAAGGCGGTGTAGGAAAAACGACAGTAGCTGCCGCTATTGCATTGGGCTTGGCACATAAAGGTGTAAAGGTTCATTTGACAACCACTGACCCCGCGGCCCACCTTAAATATGTAATTGATGAGCAGCCCAACATCTCTATGAGCCATATTGATGAACAAGAAGTTCTAGCAAAGTACAGAGAAACTGTATTAGCTAAGGCTAGAGAAAATAACCTGAATGAGGATGACATTGCCTATATTGAAGAAGATCTTCGTTCCCCTTGCACACAGGAAATTGCTGTTTTTCGTGCCTTTGCAGATATTGTGGAAAGGGCAGAAAAACAAGTTGTTGTGATTGACACAGCACCCACAGGGCATACGCTACTCTTGCTTGATTCTACCCAAAGCTATCACAAGGAAGTACAGCGCACCATGGGCGATACGCCTGAATCTGTGAAAAAGCTGCTGCCGAAGCTTCGTGATGCCGAGCAAACAGAGGTTATTATTGTTACATTGGCGGAGACTACGCCAGTGTTTGAAGCGATGCGTTTGGAAGAGGATTTACATCGCGCTGGTATCCACAGCAAATGGTGGGTTATCAATTCTTCTCTTTACGCAACCGATACAAAAAATCAGATGCTTAGAGCAAAAGCAAGCAACGAAATACAGTGGATTAATAAAGTTGGAGATCATGCAAAGGGAAACTTTGCTGTAATTCGATGGAGCAGCGAGGAAATAAAAGGAGATAAACTGCTGGAACTGTAG
- the arsD gene encoding arsenite efflux transporter metallochaperone ArsD produces MKKMIIYEPAMCCSTGLCGVSVDPQLLRISTVLSSLNKNGIKVVRYNLSSAPQEFVKNTEVNKLMSVGGVEVLPITVLDGEIVKKGSYPTNDELARLLNVPKNYLGVEAAKVKVTPKKNDGGCNCKGGCC; encoded by the coding sequence ATGAAAAAAATGATTATCTATGAGCCGGCGATGTGCTGTTCTACCGGCCTTTGCGGGGTTTCTGTTGACCCACAGCTGCTTAGAATTTCCACCGTACTCAGCAGCTTAAACAAAAATGGTATTAAGGTTGTTCGCTATAATCTCTCCAGTGCTCCGCAGGAGTTCGTGAAAAACACAGAAGTCAATAAATTGATGTCTGTTGGGGGCGTTGAAGTGCTTCCGATTACCGTTTTAGACGGTGAGATTGTAAAAAAAGGCAGTTACCCCACCAACGATGAGCTGGCTCGGCTTTTGAATGTACCCAAAAATTATTTGGGTGTTGAAGCCGCAAAAGTAAAAGTCACACCTAAAAAGAATGATGGCGGCTGTAATTGCAAAGGTGGTTGTTGCTAA
- a CDS encoding MFS transporter: MPQNWKTKFILLWSGQAVSILTSSILQMAIVWYLTEKTGSAAILSFATLIGFLPQAILGTFIGVYIDRYNRKTIMILSDLFIAGASLILVVVGFWGEIPIWLIIVVLFIRSIGTAFHYPSLQAVTPLIVPKDQLTKYAGYSQSFESVSMVASPAISAVLFGLWDLNIIILLDVFGAMFAVFMLCIVEIPKLTARAECATPHVIKEVREGLSILNKEPGTTALLAISALYAVIYFPIGTLYPLITMTYFGGTFTQSSVVEVVFSFGMLTGSLLLGILGRKINKIRAISGSIAVYGAGVLLTGLLPPNGFYVFIILSAIMGVSVPFYTGVEISILQMKIKEEYLGRILSLSASISMVAMPLGLVLSGTFAEVIGVEKWFLFSGIFTLILAVVSLIIPSLKHCCDN; the protein is encoded by the coding sequence GTGCCCCAAAACTGGAAGACAAAATTCATATTGCTGTGGTCGGGGCAAGCGGTGTCTATTCTGACCAGTTCTATTTTACAGATGGCAATTGTGTGGTATCTGACTGAAAAAACCGGCTCGGCAGCAATTCTTTCTTTTGCTACTCTTATTGGTTTCCTTCCTCAAGCAATTTTAGGTACATTTATCGGTGTATATATAGATCGCTATAACCGAAAAACAATTATGATATTATCTGATTTGTTTATTGCAGGAGCAAGTCTAATTTTGGTAGTGGTAGGCTTTTGGGGAGAAATTCCTATTTGGCTTATTATCGTGGTTCTGTTTATACGTTCTATTGGCACAGCCTTTCACTATCCGTCTTTGCAAGCTGTAACACCACTGATAGTTCCAAAAGATCAGCTAACTAAATATGCAGGCTACTCACAAAGTTTTGAGTCTGTCTCTATGGTGGCAAGTCCAGCTATATCAGCTGTACTATTTGGGCTATGGGATCTAAATATTATCATTTTACTCGATGTTTTTGGAGCTATGTTTGCAGTGTTTATGCTCTGCATTGTGGAAATTCCTAAACTGACTGCGCGAGCTGAATGTGCAACTCCTCATGTAATAAAAGAAGTACGGGAAGGTTTATCCATACTGAACAAAGAGCCCGGAACGACCGCCCTATTAGCAATAAGTGCTTTATATGCTGTAATATATTTCCCTATCGGCACATTATATCCACTAATCACAATGACCTATTTTGGCGGAACTTTTACCCAGTCCAGTGTTGTTGAGGTTGTTTTTTCTTTTGGTATGCTGACGGGCTCCTTGTTACTTGGTATTTTAGGTAGAAAAATAAACAAGATAAGGGCTATTTCAGGTTCTATTGCCGTCTATGGAGCAGGCGTTTTGTTGACAGGACTTCTGCCTCCAAATGGATTTTATGTGTTTATAATACTTTCTGCTATTATGGGAGTATCTGTTCCGTTCTACACTGGTGTAGAAATCTCCATTTTACAAATGAAAATAAAAGAAGAATATCTAGGACGTATTTTATCTCTTTCAGCAAGCATTAGTATGGTGGCAATGCCTTTAGGTCTTGTGCTTTCCGGAACTTTTGCTGAGGTAATCGGAGTAGAAAAATGGTTTTTATTTTCTGGAATATTTACCCTGATTCTTGCAGTAGTTTCGTTAATAATTCCATCGTTAAAACATTGCTGCGACAATTAA